One genomic segment of Podarcis muralis chromosome 18, rPodMur119.hap1.1, whole genome shotgun sequence includes these proteins:
- the LOC144326078 gene encoding gap junction beta-5 protein-like: MGTEVFLTVLSGTSGQAPRLCRTGLALFAAVRLGSLALGARTLWRDEAGDLHCDTAARGCLLACFDDAFPVSPFNLFLLQMASLLTHGTACSCVLRPSSFQGRSGWRQGPPHGKRRLQQLHWLSLLAKAALEGIFLAVFHGLYARYPSRLHCPPSVSCPDGVLCTIEQANWKDAFNLFVAGASWASVALCLPGLYSAASETFHCASGPGKGQLERPLLMPDV; the protein is encoded by the coding sequence ATGGGGACAGAAGTGTTTCTGACCGTCCTGAGCGGCACCAGCGGGCAGGCGCCCAGGTTGTGCCGTACTGGCCTGGCTCTGTTTGCTGCGGTCCGGCTCGGATCCCTGGCCCTGGGTGCAAGAACCCTTTGGCGGGACGAGGCAGGGGACCTGCACTGCGACACCGCCGCCCGGGGCTGCCTCTTGGCCTGTTTCGACGACGCCTTCCCGGTCTCCCCCTTCAACCTCTTCCTGCTGCAGATGGCCAGTCTATTGACCCACGGAACTGCCTGCTCTTGCGTTTTGCGCCCGTCCAGCTTCCAGGGGAGGAGCGGCTGGAGGCAGGGCCCGCCCCACGGCAAGAGgcggctgcagcagctgcactggCTCAGTCTCCTAGCCAAGGCGGCCCTGGAAGGGATCTTCTTGGCGGTTTTCCATGGACTCTACGCTCGCTACCCGTCACGACTCCACTGCCCTCCGTCCGTCTCCTGTCCCGATGGGGTTCTGTGCACCATTGAGCAAGCCAACTGGAAAGACGCGTTCAACCTCTTCGTAGCTGGGGCTTCCTGGGCCTCCGTTGCGCTGTGCCTCCCCGGGCTGTACTCAGCGGCATCCGAAACCTTTCACTGCGCATCGGGCCCAGGGAAGGGTCAACTGGAACGGCCTCTCTTGATGCCGGATGTTTGA